Proteins encoded by one window of Arabidopsis thaliana chromosome 2, partial sequence:
- a CDS encoding Core-2/I-branching beta-1,6-N-acetylglucosaminyltransferase family protein, with protein MKAIKGWRLGKINYMQSLPGARHRAPTRKPIWIIAVLSLIAMFVIGAYMFPHHSKAACYMFSSKGCKGLTDWLPPSLREYSDDEIAARVVISEILSSPRVIKKSSKIAFMFLTPGTLPFEKLWDLFFQGHEGKFSVYIHASKDTPVHTSRYFLNREIRSDEVVWGRISMIDAERRLLTNALRDPENQQFVLLSDSCVPLRSFEYMYNYMMHSNVSYVDCFDDPGPHGTGRHMDHMLPEIPREDFRKGAQWFSMKRQHAVVTVADNLYYSKFRDYCGPGVEGNKNCIADEHYLPTFFYMLDPTGIANWTVTYVDWSERKWHPRKYMPEDITLELIKNISSIDAVSRVTSEKNGVVSWTHCMWNGIKRPCYLFGRKFHADTLDKLMELFPNYTSIV; from the exons ATGAAGGCAATTAAGGGATGGCGTCTAggcaaaattaattatatgcAGTCTTTGCCTGGGGCTCGCCATCGTGCTCCTACAAGGAAGCCTATATGGATCATTGCAGTGCTTTCACTGATAGCAATGTTTGTAATTGGTGCTTACATGTTCCCTCATCACAGCAAAGCGGCATGTTATATGTTTTCATCTAAAGGGTGCAAGGGGCTAACTGATTGGCTTCCACCATCACTGAGGGAATATTCGGATGACGAGATTGCAGCTCGTGTAGTTATTAGTGAAATTTTGAGCTCCCCTCGTGTTATAAAAAAGAGTTCTAAAATTGCATTTATGTTCTTAACTCCTGGTACATTGCCTTTTGAAAAGCTATGGGACCTCTTTTTCCAG GGTCATGAGGGGAAATTCTCTGTTTATATACATGCATCAAAGGATACTCCGGTTCACACCAGTCGTTACTTTCTTAACCGTGAGATTCGAAGTGACGAG GTGGTCTGGGGTAGAATATCAATGATTGACGCTGAAAGACGTTTGTTGACCAATGCTCTTAGAGATCCTGAAAATCAGCAATTTGTATTACTCTCTGATAG TTGTGTGCCACTTCGAAGTTTTGAATACATGTACAACTATATGATGCACAGCAATGTCAGCTATGTTGACTG CTTTGATGATCCTGGTCCACATGGAACGGGCAGGCATATGGACCACATGTTGCCGGAAATTCCAAGGGAAGATTTTCGAAAGGGTGCACAG TGGTTCTCTATGAAGCGTCAGCATGCTGTAGTAACTGTGGCAGATAATCTTTACTACTCTAAATTCCGGGACTACTGTGGG CCAGGTGTAGAGGGCAACAAGAACTGCATTGCGGATGAACACTATCTGCCAACATTCTTCTAT ATGCTTGATCCTACTGGCATTGCTAACTGGACTGTGACATATGTTGATTGGTCTGAGAGAAAGTGGCATCCAAGAAAATACATGCCTGAAGATATCACGCTCGAGTTAATTAAGAACATCTCG TCCATTGACGCAGTTTCACGCGTAACAAGTGAGAAAAAC GGAGTAGTATCCTGGACGCATTGCATGTGGAATGGAATCAAAAGACCTTGCTATCTCTTTGGAAGGAAATTTCATGCTGATACTCTCGATAAACTGATGGAACTCTTCCCAAACTACACAAGCATCGTGTAG
- the SLP3 gene encoding subtilisin-like serine protease 3 (subtilisin-like serine protease 3 (SLP3); FUNCTIONS IN: serine-type peptidase activity; INVOLVED IN: proteolysis, negative regulation of catalytic activity; LOCATED IN: middle lamella-containing extracellular matrix; EXPRESSED IN: 22 plant structures; EXPRESSED DURING: 13 growth stages; CONTAINS InterPro DOMAIN/s: Protease-associated PA (InterPro:IPR003137), Proteinase inhibitor, propeptide (InterPro:IPR009020), Peptidase S8A, DUF1034 C-terminal (InterPro:IPR010435), Peptidase S8/S53, subtilisin/kexin/sedolisin (InterPro:IPR000209), Peptidase S8, subtilisin-related (InterPro:IPR015500), Peptidase S8/S53, subtilisin, active site (InterPro:IPR022398), Proteinase inhibitor I9, subtilisin propeptide (InterPro:IPR010259); BEST Arabidopsis thaliana protein match is: PA-domain containing subtilase family protein (TAIR:AT4G30020.1); Has 7824 Blast hits to 6803 proteins in 1147 species: Archae - 185; Bacteria - 4676; Metazoa - 73; Fungi - 358; Plants - 1850; Viruses - 0; Other Eukaryotes - 682 (source: NCBI BLink).), with protein MDIGLRIFVVFVLLVAVTAEVYIVTMEGDPIISYKGGENGFEATAVESDEKIDTSSELVTVYARHLERKHDMILGMLFEEGSYKKLYSYKHLINGFAAHVSPEQAETLRRAPGVRSVDKDWKVRRLTTHTPEFLGLPTDVWPTGGGFDRAGEDIVIGFVDSGIYPHHPSFASHHRLPYGPLPHYKGKCEEDPHTKKSFCNRKIVGAQHFAEAAKAAGAFNPDIDYASPMDGDGHGSHTAAIAAGNNGIPLRMHGYEFGKASGMAPRARIAVYKALYRLFGGFVADVVAAIDQAVHDGVDILSLSVGPNSPPTTTKTTFLNPFDATLLGAVKAGVFVAQAAGNGGPFPKTLVSYSPWITTVAAAIDDRRYKNHLTLGNGKMLAGMGLSPPTRPHRLYTLVSANDVLLDSSVSKYNPSDCQRPEVFNKKLVEGNILLCGYSFNFVVGTASIKKVVATAKHLGAAGFVLVVENVSPGTKFDPVPSAIPGILITDVSKSMDLIDYYNASTSRDWTGRVKSFKAEGSIGDGLAPVLHKSAPQVALFSARGPNTKDFSFQDADLLKPDILAPGYLIWAAWCPNGTDEPNYVGEGFALISGTSMAAPHIAGIAALVKQKHPQWSPAAIKSALMTTSTVIDRAGRLLQAQQYSDTEAVTLVKATPFDYGSGHVNPSAALDPGLIFDAGYEDYLGFLCTTPGISAHEIRNYTNTACNYDMKHPSNFNAPSIAVSHLVGTQTVTRKVTNVAEVEETYTITARMQPSIAIEVNPPAMTLRPGATRTFSVTMTVRSVSGVYSFGEVKLKGSRGHKVRIPVVALGHRR; from the exons ATGGATATCGGGTTGAGAATTTTTGTCGTTTTCGTGCTTCTTGTTGCTGTGACAGCAGAGGTTTATATTGTGACTATGGAAGGAGATCCAATCATAAGTTACAAAGGTGGCGAAAATGGTTTTGAAGCAACTGCTGTAGAATCTGATGAGAAGATTGATACATCAAG TGAATTGGTGACAGTGTATGCTCGTCACTTAGAGAGGAAGCACGATATGATTCTTGGGATGCTCTTTGAGGAAGGATCATACAAAAAGCTTTACAGCTATAAACACCTTATAAATGGATTTGCAGCTCATGTTTCTCCTGAGCAG GCAGAAACACTTCGTCGCGCCCCTGGTGTGAGATCTGTAGACAAAGATTGGAAAGTGAGGAGACTCACCACACATACACCAGAGTTTTTGGGACTTCCAACCGATGTTTGGCCAACAGGAGGCGGTTTTGATAGAGCAGGAGAAGATATTGTTATCGGGTTTGTTGACTCGGGGATTTATCCGCATCACCCGAGTTTCGCGTCTCATCACAGATTACCTTATGGCCCTCTTCCTCATTACAAAGGGAAATGTGAAGAAGATCCTCATACCAAGAAGAGTTTCTGCAACAGGAAGATCGTTGGAGCCCAACATTTTGCTGAAGCTGCTAAAGCGGCTGGGGCATTTAACCCAGATATCGACTATGCATCGCCAATGGATGGTGATGGGCATGGAAG TCATACAGCAGCTATAGCAGCTGGGAATAACGGTATTCCGTTGAGGATGCATGGTTATGAATTTGGAAAAGCGAGTGGGATGGCTCCTCGTGCAAG GATTGCTGTTTACAAGGCTCTTTACCGGCTTTTTGGAGGCTTTGTTGCTGATGTTGTTGCTGCAATTGATCAG GCTGTTCATGATGGAGTTGATATCCTGAGCCTCTCAGTTGGTCCAAATAGTCCTCCCACAACTACCAAGACAACGTTCTTGAATCCATTTGATGCTACCCTTCTTGGGGCTGTAAAAGCTGGTGTTTTCGTTGCTCAAGCTGCAGGAAACGGAGGGCCCTTTCCGAAAACTTTGGTATCATATAGTCCCTGGATAACTACTGTCGCCGCTGCAATTGATGATCGAAGATACAAAAATCATCTGACCCTTGGGAATGGAAAAATGCTTGCAGGGATGGGCTTATCTC CACCAACACGCCCTCATCGCTTGTACACTTTGGTTTCTGCAAATGATGTTCTGTTGGATTCATCTGTTTCGAAGTATAATCCATCTGATTGCCAAAGACCAGAAGTCTTCAACAAGAAATTAGTTGAGGGAAACATTCTTCTCTGTGGATATTCATTCAACTTTGTTGTTGGTACAGCTTCCATCAAGAAAGTTGTTGCAACCGCTAAGCATCTTGGTGCTGCTGGTTTTGTTCTAGTTGTTGAAAATGTATCTCCGGGAACCAAATTCGATCCAGTTCCTTCTGCCATTCCAGGAATCCTGATTACAGATGTGTCCAAGTCAATG GATTTGATCGATTACTACAACGCCAGTACATCAAGGGACTGGACAGGACGAGTAAAAAGCTTTAAAGCCGAGGGAAGCATCGGAGATGGCTTAGCACCCGTTCTTCACAAATCAGCACCTCAAGTGGCATTGTTCTCAGCTAGAGGACCCAACACCAAAGATTTCAGCTTTCAAGATGCTGATCTTCTTAAACCGGATATTCTTGCACCCGGTTATCTCATATGGGCTGCTTGGTGTCCAAATGGAACAGATGAACCCAATTATGTTG GTGAAGGATTTGCGCTAATATCAGGAACCAGCATGGCTGCACCACACATAGCCGGGATAGCTGCGCTTGTGAAGCAGAAGCATCCTCAATGGAGCCCAGCTGCTATCAAATCAGCTTTGATGACAACCTCAACAGTCATAGATAGAGCAGGAAGGCTTCTTCAGGCACAGCAATATTCAGACACAGAAGCTGTAACGCTTGTTAAAGCCACTCCTTTCGATTATGGAAGTGGTCATGTCAATCCAAGTGCTGCTTTAGATCCTGGTCTTATCTTTGATGCAG GTTATGAGGACTATCTAGGATTCTTATGCACAACCCCAGGGATCAGCGCCCACGAGATAAGAAATTACACAAACACGGCCTGTAACTACGACATGAAACATCCTTCAAACTTTAATGCACCATCTATAGCAGTTTCTCATCTAGTGGGGACCCAGACAGTAACAAGGAAAGTTACTAATGTAGCAGAGGTAGAAGAAACATACACAATAACAGCAAGGATGCAGCCGTCTATTGCCATCGAAGTGAACCCACCAGCGATGACACTCAGACCAGGCGCTACTAGAACCTTCTCAGTCACTATGACCGTGAGATCGGTTTCTGGAGTATACAGCTTCGGGGAGGTAAAGTTAAAAGGTAGCCGAGGGCATAAGGTCAGGATTCCGGTGGTGGCTCTAGGACATCGGCGATGA
- a CDS encoding uncharacterized protein (unknown protein; BEST Arabidopsis thaliana protein match is: unknown protein (TAIR:AT1G16840.1); Has 64 Blast hits to 64 proteins in 12 species: Archae - 0; Bacteria - 0; Metazoa - 0; Fungi - 0; Plants - 64; Viruses - 0; Other Eukaryotes - 0 (source: NCBI BLink).), with translation MSRLLSKTLIPNGRFLLRRFNEPAITTPPNVVCFSRRFSSIPQVIELEIDSKNEAEAAILKKLNEFVRRIIVHNSTPDWLPFAPGSSFWVPPHQITATKIANLVDKVTNPLTEEESLSLSSPYGWPCSSFFIPPPDGSSSTQEEEASVELKIPGNEMLEVKLAHYPDPIYSFKPEDGEE, from the exons ATGTCTCGATTGctctcaaaaaccctaattcccaACGGAAGATTCCTCCTCCGTCGTTTCAACGAGCCGGCGATTACGACACCACCAAACGTCGTCTGTTTCAGCCGCCGCTTTTCATCCATCCCACAAGTCATCGAGCTTGAAATCGATTCTAAAAACGAAGCGGAAGCAGCAATTCTCAAAAAGCTAAACGAATTCGTACGAAGGATCATCGTTCATAATTCGACTCCAGATTGGCTTCCTTTTGCACCTGGCTCTTCCTTTTGGGTACCTCCTCATCAGATTACGGCTACAAAGATCGCCAATTTGGTCGATAAGGTGACTAATCCGTTGACGGAGGAAGAGTCTCTTTCGCTTTCGTCTCCTTATGGTTGGCCTTGTTCCTCTTTCTTCATTCCTCCTCCAG ATGGTTCCTCATCTAcacaagaggaagaagctagCGTGGAGTTGAAAATCCCGGGGAATGAGATGTTGGAAGTGAAGCT